In Chlamydia serpentis, the following are encoded in one genomic region:
- a CDS encoding menaquinone biosynthesis protein, which produces MSDQFERRINFGCVNYINSFPFSLELVKREDLRCVLAPPAQLLALLIDDKLDVALTSSLGTISNNLGYIPGFGIAAHQQILSVNLYAAPTFFTASQPRIAATLESRSSIGLFKVLSKYLWCVPTPHILRFPTTKVVRQTPEDYDGLLLIGDAALSYPEIPGFITLDLASGWYELTKLPFVFAVLLHNTSWKENPLPNLALEEALKRFESSPEEVVRKAHEHTGLNPSLLKKYYTLCHYRLGEEHYASLKKFREYYGILYQQA; this is translated from the coding sequence GTGTCTGACCAATTCGAAAGACGTATAAACTTCGGCTGCGTAAATTATATTAATTCATTTCCTTTTTCTCTTGAACTTGTAAAAAGAGAAGATCTTCGGTGTGTTCTCGCGCCTCCTGCACAACTCCTTGCCTTGCTAATCGATGATAAACTTGATGTTGCGCTCACTTCTTCACTAGGAACCATCTCTAACAATTTAGGTTACATCCCAGGATTTGGAATAGCAGCGCACCAACAGATTCTGAGTGTAAATCTCTATGCAGCACCTACATTCTTTACTGCATCTCAGCCTCGTATTGCTGCAACTTTGGAAAGTCGTTCTTCTATAGGACTATTTAAAGTTCTCTCTAAATATCTCTGGTGCGTCCCAACTCCCCATATTTTAAGGTTTCCAACCACAAAAGTGGTCAGACAAACTCCTGAAGATTATGACGGCCTGCTTCTGATTGGAGATGCTGCTTTAAGCTATCCCGAAATCCCGGGATTTATAACACTTGATCTTGCTTCAGGATGGTACGAGCTCACCAAACTTCCATTTGTATTTGCTGTTCTCCTTCACAACACTTCTTGGAAAGAGAACCCTCTTCCGAACTTAGCTCTAGAAGAAGCACTAAAACGCTTCGAGTCCTCACCTGAAGAGGTTGTGCGGAAAGCCCATGAACACACAGGGCTAAATCCATCCCTTCTTAAAAAATACTATACCCTTTGCCATTACCGACTCGGAGAAGAACACTACGCAAGCTTAAAAAAATTCAGGGAATATTATGGAATCCTTTACCAACAAGCTTGA
- a CDS encoding DNA-3-methyladenine glycosylase, with the protein MLKESFFLSEDVITLAQELLGHKLISEDNGKVTSGYIIETEAYRGPDDKACHAYNYRKTLRNAAMYQKGGCAYIYRCYGMHHLFNVVTGPEGTPHAILIRAILPDQGVELIIKRRRWENKPRYLLTNGPGKVCQALGISLANNMQPLTTPNLYISKEKISGTLVTTPRIGIDYAEEYRQVLWRFLLSPQ; encoded by the coding sequence GTGTTAAAAGAAAGTTTTTTCTTGTCTGAGGATGTCATTACTCTAGCCCAAGAACTTCTAGGGCACAAACTCATCTCAGAAGATAATGGAAAAGTCACCTCGGGATATATTATAGAAACCGAAGCCTATCGTGGTCCTGACGACAAAGCATGCCATGCCTATAACTATAGAAAAACTCTTAGAAACGCAGCAATGTACCAAAAAGGTGGTTGCGCCTATATCTACCGGTGCTATGGTATGCACCACTTATTCAATGTAGTTACTGGACCTGAGGGGACTCCCCATGCTATCCTCATCCGTGCTATACTGCCCGACCAGGGCGTAGAATTGATAATCAAGCGCCGCCGATGGGAAAATAAACCCCGATATCTTCTCACTAACGGACCTGGAAAAGTATGCCAAGCTCTGGGCATCTCTTTAGCAAACAATATGCAACCCCTTACCACTCCTAATCTTTATATCAGCAAAGAAAAAATCTCTGGAACCCTAGTAACAACTCCTAGAATTGGGATCGATTATGCCGAAGAGTATCGTCAGGTTCTATGGCGATTTCTTCTATCCCCACAATAG
- the ybeY gene encoding rRNA maturation RNase YbeY, with the protein MQDQIKVHVINDQTCMSIDLVSAENLVLTLLAFLQVTTNEVFVYFLEDQALAKLHNEIFGDPSLTDTITLPIDAPGCPTYPHVLGEAFISPQAALRFLEKKSSISEDIYEEVSRYLVHSILHMLGYSDTSSEEKRKMRVKENQLLCMLRKKNALLTA; encoded by the coding sequence ATGCAGGACCAAATCAAAGTACATGTCATTAATGACCAAACATGTATGTCTATCGATTTGGTATCTGCAGAAAATTTGGTTCTTACACTTTTAGCTTTTTTACAAGTGACAACAAATGAAGTATTCGTCTACTTTCTAGAAGATCAAGCACTTGCAAAGCTGCACAATGAAATATTCGGGGATCCTTCTCTTACCGACACGATTACTTTACCTATTGATGCTCCAGGATGTCCAACCTATCCTCATGTTTTAGGGGAAGCCTTCATTAGTCCACAGGCAGCTCTTAGATTTTTAGAGAAAAAGTCTTCAATAAGTGAAGATATTTATGAGGAAGTTTCTCGATATCTCGTCCACTCTATTCTTCATATGCTTGGATACAGCGACACTTCATCGGAGGAGAAAAGAAAAATGAGAGTTAAAGAAAATCAACTCCTATGTATGTTAAGAAAAAAAAATGCCTTGCTAACAGCTTAA
- a CDS encoding CofH family radical SAM protein: MTTYLPQPPKVSPLYPIFEKLTSQERLNGEDALQLLLLNNKKDQHTLWNFADKIRKQRVGDTVYYSSTLYLYPTNFCDFNCKFCAFYAKPGDAKGWLHSPDDLLQQIRNVKTPITEVHIVGGCYPACDLQYYIDLFGKIKHHAPQIHIKALTAIEYAYLSDLHKIPIKDVLSTLKNAGLDSMPGGGAEILVDKIRHVLAPKRLSSSDFLEIHRTAHKQGIYSNITMLCYHTESAEDLITHMIKTRDLQDETQGFKNFIILKFAQENNVLGQRLRKLRPVHTIPLESLMATARLFLDNFDNMKALWNYLGIDTALYLLSCGANDLSSTHMGEKVFQMASSQKPIKMDIEGMAALIKKQGKIPCLTNSKDV, encoded by the coding sequence ATGACGACGTACCTCCCACAGCCTCCTAAGGTTTCCCCTCTATACCCTATATTTGAAAAGCTTACTTCTCAAGAACGCCTAAATGGAGAAGACGCTCTACAACTTCTTCTTCTGAACAATAAAAAAGATCAGCATACCCTTTGGAATTTTGCGGATAAAATTCGCAAACAACGAGTTGGTGATACTGTATACTATTCTTCAACCCTATATCTCTATCCTACCAATTTTTGCGATTTCAACTGTAAATTTTGCGCTTTCTATGCAAAACCCGGCGATGCTAAAGGATGGCTGCATTCTCCAGATGATCTTCTACAGCAGATCCGCAATGTAAAAACCCCTATCACCGAAGTGCATATTGTAGGAGGGTGTTATCCTGCTTGTGATCTTCAATACTATATTGACCTATTCGGTAAGATCAAACACCATGCCCCTCAGATCCATATTAAAGCCCTTACTGCTATTGAATATGCTTATCTTTCTGATCTTCATAAAATTCCTATTAAAGATGTTCTTTCCACATTAAAGAATGCTGGTCTTGATTCTATGCCTGGAGGAGGAGCTGAAATCCTTGTCGATAAAATACGCCATGTTTTAGCACCGAAACGGCTATCTTCCTCAGACTTTCTGGAGATCCATAGAACTGCTCATAAACAGGGAATTTATAGTAATATCACTATGCTTTGCTATCATACAGAATCCGCCGAAGACTTAATTACTCACATGATAAAAACTCGTGACTTACAAGATGAAACCCAAGGATTTAAAAACTTCATAATCCTAAAATTTGCACAAGAAAACAATGTCCTAGGCCAAAGATTACGAAAACTCAGACCTGTTCATACAATTCCTTTAGAATCTTTAATGGCAACGGCTCGGTTATTCCTAGATAACTTTGATAATATGAAGGCCTTATGGAATTACTTAGGCATAGATACCGCTCTATACTTACTTTCGTGTGGTGCCAATGACCTTTCTTCAACACATATGGGAGAAAAAGTCTTTCAGATGGCATCATCTCAAAAACCTATAAAAATGGATATTGAGGGCATGGCAGCTCTCATAAAAAAACAAGGGAAAATACCGTGTCTGACCAATTCGAAAGACGTATAA
- a CDS encoding transporter associated domain-containing protein has translation MLYVFLAILCILLFFAFGLTEQSCHGSSKFLKNLQQRFFKDKGREYPLFPSAPTILVFFLSIFYGVLGTKIYTTLSPKIPYKDMLFWTLYPVSALIAYGFLPTWLSIKLPKKTTTHLRFIASVLQLCLFPLQLVFCRRDPKQHARSSTSFQSQLSEALSAFDNLIVREVMIPKVDIFALPEETTLKEALLLVSEEGYSRVPVYKKNLDNITGVLLVKDLFLLYTSSHDLSQPIASVAKPPFYAPEIKKASSLLQEFRQKHRHLAIIVNEYGFTEGIATMEDIIEEIIGEIADEHDVQEDTPYKKIGNSWIVDGRMNISDAEEYFNLKIDHENSYDTLGGHVFHKVGAVPQKGMRIHHENFDIEIITCTERNVGKLKITPRKRKFNIS, from the coding sequence ATGCTCTACGTTTTTTTAGCCATACTCTGTATACTCTTGTTCTTTGCTTTCGGGCTTACTGAACAATCGTGCCATGGATCCTCAAAATTTCTAAAAAACCTACAGCAACGCTTCTTCAAAGATAAAGGTAGAGAGTACCCATTATTCCCCAGTGCACCTACAATTCTTGTCTTTTTCCTATCTATTTTCTATGGAGTCCTTGGCACTAAAATTTACACTACCCTCTCACCAAAAATCCCCTACAAAGATATGCTATTCTGGACGTTATATCCCGTAAGTGCTCTTATAGCATATGGATTCCTACCTACATGGCTATCTATAAAATTACCTAAAAAAACCACAACCCATTTACGCTTTATAGCTTCAGTATTACAGCTTTGTCTCTTTCCTCTACAACTTGTATTTTGTAGACGTGATCCCAAACAACACGCACGATCTTCAACATCGTTTCAAAGCCAACTCTCAGAAGCCCTTTCTGCTTTTGATAATCTTATCGTTCGTGAGGTAATGATCCCTAAGGTAGATATCTTTGCCCTGCCTGAAGAAACTACATTAAAAGAAGCCTTACTACTCGTGAGTGAAGAGGGCTATAGTCGTGTTCCTGTCTATAAAAAAAATTTAGACAACATAACAGGTGTCCTTCTTGTTAAAGATCTATTCCTACTCTATACAAGCAGTCATGATCTCAGCCAACCTATAGCCTCGGTAGCAAAGCCTCCATTTTATGCGCCAGAAATTAAAAAAGCATCCTCTCTGCTCCAGGAATTTAGGCAAAAGCACCGCCATCTCGCCATCATAGTTAATGAATACGGTTTCACAGAAGGCATCGCTACGATGGAAGATATCATCGAAGAAATTATCGGAGAGATTGCAGACGAACATGATGTCCAAGAAGATACCCCCTATAAGAAAATTGGTAACTCTTGGATTGTAGATGGAAGAATGAACATTTCTGATGCTGAAGAATACTTCAACTTAAAAATAGATCATGAAAATAGTTATGATACTTTAGGAGGACATGTCTTTCATAAAGTCGGCGCTGTTCCACAGAAAGGAATGCGCATCCATCATGAAAATTTTGATATAGAAATTATTACCTGTACAGAACGGAATGTTGGGAAACTAAAAATCACACCAAGAAAACGTAAATTCAATATCTCCTAA
- a CDS encoding DUF502 domain-containing protein encodes MKKHFITGLVILLPLAITIAVVTMIMNFLTQPFVGLVSEFFEKFSFYAKHRALLKFGLQIILLFGLFFATVLLGFLTRIMIFKSVLSIYDKILHRIPIIKTVYKAAQQVMTTIFGSKSGSFKQVVMVPFPNTNIHCIGLVAGDAPTVCCTGQSEDDPLVTVFIPTTPNPTSGFLTLFKKSDIVFLDMKIEDAFKYIISCGVLSTPMACPSSPISNNLYKDEGA; translated from the coding sequence ATGAAAAAACATTTTATCACAGGACTCGTTATTCTGCTCCCTCTAGCAATTACCATTGCTGTCGTTACTATGATCATGAATTTCCTCACCCAACCTTTTGTTGGCCTAGTCTCAGAATTCTTTGAGAAATTTAGCTTCTATGCTAAACACAGAGCTCTTTTAAAATTTGGATTGCAAATCATCCTACTCTTTGGTCTCTTTTTCGCTACAGTCCTCTTAGGATTTCTCACAAGAATTATGATTTTCAAGTCAGTACTTTCTATCTATGATAAAATCTTACACCGCATTCCGATTATCAAGACTGTGTATAAGGCCGCACAACAAGTCATGACGACTATATTCGGATCCAAGTCAGGATCCTTCAAACAAGTAGTTATGGTCCCTTTCCCAAATACAAATATTCATTGCATCGGTCTTGTTGCTGGAGATGCACCAACAGTATGTTGTACAGGACAAAGTGAAGATGATCCTCTTGTTACCGTTTTTATCCCCACAACCCCAAATCCAACTTCAGGATTTCTTACCCTATTCAAAAAATCTGATATCGTATTTCTAGATATGAAAATTGAGGATGCTTTCAAATACATCATCTCCTGTGGAGTCCTCTCAACGCCCATGGCATGTCCTTCTTCACCGATCTCCAATAACCTATATAAGGATGAGGGTGCTTAA
- a CDS encoding DUF3604 domain-containing protein, giving the protein MRRSVCYVNPSIARAGQISTWKFLYSLATPLPAGTKCKFDLGGSGKPTDWEAPSTDLSQTKNVIYAEMPEGEILEATAIPVRHNPIPQFEFTLPYELQVGENLTIVLGAPPNDSQVDHIGNGAQLFAQRRKPFYLYVDPTGQGNYDEPDVFSMDIRGNVLKKIEIFTPSYVVKNKRFDITVRFEDEFGNLTNFSPEDTRIELSYEHLRENLNWQLFIPETGFVILPNLYFNEPGIYRIQLKNLSTQEIFISAPIKCFPDSAPNLMWGLLHGESERVDSEENIETCMRYFRDDRALNFYASSSFENQENLTPDVWKLINQTVSDFNEEDRFITLSGFQYSGEPHLEGIRHILHTKENKSLSKHKDYKHVPLAKLYKSTVNHDIISIPTFTASKEHGFDFENFYPEFERVVEIYNAWGSSETTANLNNPFPIQGRDSEDPRGTIIEGLKKNLRFGFVAGGLDDRGIYKHFFDSPQVQYPPGLTAIVCNKYNRESLVEALFARHCYATTGPRIVLSFNITSAPMGSELSAGSKPGLHVNRHISGHVAGTALLKTVEIIRNGEALHTFFPESNNFDYEYDDMVPLNSVTLKDPNGKTPFVFYYLRVTQVDNAMAWSSPIWVDLN; this is encoded by the coding sequence ATGCGACGATCTGTTTGTTACGTTAATCCTTCCATAGCTCGAGCAGGGCAAATTTCCACTTGGAAATTTCTTTATTCTCTGGCTACACCACTCCCCGCGGGCACCAAATGTAAATTTGATTTAGGAGGAAGCGGGAAACCAACAGATTGGGAAGCTCCATCAACAGATCTTTCTCAAACTAAAAATGTAATTTATGCTGAAATGCCTGAAGGTGAAATCCTCGAAGCCACTGCCATCCCTGTAAGACATAATCCTATCCCACAATTCGAGTTCACTCTACCCTATGAACTCCAAGTAGGAGAAAATCTTACTATTGTTCTTGGAGCCCCTCCCAATGATTCTCAAGTCGATCATATTGGGAATGGAGCTCAGCTTTTTGCACAGCGTCGCAAGCCTTTTTACCTTTATGTTGATCCTACGGGCCAAGGAAACTATGATGAACCAGATGTTTTTTCGATGGATATCCGGGGAAATGTCTTAAAAAAAATAGAAATCTTTACCCCATCCTATGTTGTTAAAAATAAACGATTCGATATTACAGTAAGATTCGAAGATGAATTCGGCAACCTAACTAATTTTTCTCCTGAAGATACCCGTATCGAGCTTTCCTATGAACACCTGAGAGAAAATTTAAACTGGCAACTCTTTATTCCAGAAACAGGATTTGTTATTCTTCCTAATCTGTACTTCAATGAACCAGGAATTTATCGCATCCAATTAAAAAATCTCTCTACCCAAGAAATCTTTATTTCGGCTCCTATCAAATGTTTCCCTGACTCCGCTCCTAATCTTATGTGGGGACTTCTTCACGGAGAATCTGAACGCGTAGACTCAGAAGAAAATATTGAAACATGTATGCGTTACTTCCGTGACGATCGCGCTCTAAATTTTTACGCTTCCTCATCATTCGAGAACCAAGAAAATCTAACTCCAGATGTTTGGAAACTTATTAACCAAACAGTCTCTGACTTTAATGAAGAAGATCGCTTCATTACACTATCTGGATTCCAATATAGCGGAGAACCCCACCTCGAAGGCATCCGCCATATCCTCCATACTAAGGAAAACAAGTCCCTATCGAAACATAAAGATTATAAACATGTTCCTTTAGCTAAACTCTATAAAAGCACCGTTAATCACGACATAATTTCCATTCCTACATTCACAGCTTCTAAAGAACACGGCTTTGACTTTGAAAATTTTTATCCAGAATTCGAACGAGTTGTAGAGATCTACAATGCCTGGGGATCTTCAGAAACCACAGCAAATCTAAATAATCCATTCCCAATTCAAGGTAGAGACTCCGAAGATCCTCGGGGGACAATCATTGAAGGACTGAAGAAAAATTTACGCTTTGGCTTTGTTGCAGGAGGCCTTGACGATCGAGGAATCTATAAACATTTCTTTGATTCGCCCCAAGTCCAATACCCACCTGGTTTGACCGCAATCGTTTGCAATAAATACAATCGTGAGTCACTTGTGGAGGCTTTATTCGCCCGTCATTGTTATGCTACAACGGGACCTAGGATTGTACTTAGCTTTAACATCACCTCAGCGCCTATGGGTTCTGAACTCTCTGCAGGCTCTAAACCTGGGCTCCATGTCAACCGTCATATCTCTGGACATGTAGCAGGCACGGCGCTACTAAAAACTGTGGAAATCATTCGTAATGGCGAGGCCCTTCATACCTTCTTTCCTGAAAGTAACAACTTTGATTACGAATATGATGATATGGTGCCCCTAAATTCAGTCACCCTCAAAGATCCTAACGGCAAAACACCTTTTGTATTTTATTATCTTAGAGTGACTCAAGTAGATAACGCAATGGCTTGGAGTTCCCCAATCTGGGTGGATTTAAACTAA
- the ubiE gene encoding bifunctional demethylmenaquinone methyltransferase/2-methoxy-6-polyprenyl-1,4-benzoquinol methylase UbiE has protein sequence MESFTNKLDCKTMFDAIATKYDRINAILSLGMHHLWNRSLIRMLGAERSLLDLCTGTGKVAKQYKITYPKSLITLVDSSSEMLNIAKQHLREDSYFFILGDVAQLPIENNSYPLAAMAYGLRNLPDPYKALQEVARVLTPSGRLGILELTLPVKRSPIYLAHKLYLHTVVPWIGKLFSKDPYAYKYLSTSIQQLPQDHNLEDLFLKSGFYLKKKKKLFLGVATIWLLQKK, from the coding sequence ATGGAATCCTTTACCAACAAGCTTGATTGTAAAACAATGTTTGATGCCATAGCCACTAAATATGATCGCATCAATGCAATACTCTCTTTAGGAATGCACCATTTATGGAACCGCTCTTTGATCCGCATGCTAGGGGCTGAACGATCGCTTTTAGATCTCTGTACAGGAACAGGAAAAGTCGCCAAACAGTATAAGATAACCTACCCTAAATCGCTGATAACACTCGTTGATTCCTCCTCAGAAATGCTCAATATTGCGAAGCAACATCTTCGGGAAGATTCTTATTTCTTTATTCTGGGAGATGTTGCTCAACTTCCGATAGAAAATAACTCCTATCCCTTAGCTGCTATGGCCTATGGTCTAAGAAATCTCCCTGACCCCTATAAAGCCTTACAGGAAGTTGCCCGAGTCCTTACACCCTCAGGAAGACTAGGAATTTTAGAACTTACCCTTCCAGTAAAAAGAAGCCCAATCTATCTCGCCCATAAACTCTATTTACATACCGTTGTCCCCTGGATTGGAAAACTTTTCTCGAAAGATCCCTACGCTTATAAATATCTCAGTACGAGCATACAACAACTTCCGCAAGATCACAATCTTGAAGATCTATTTCTAAAATCAGGATTTTATCTAAAGAAAAAGAAAAAGCTATTTTTAGGAGTAGCTACTATCTGGTTATTACAAAAAAAATAA
- a CDS encoding ribonuclease R family protein: MLKKSKRKPVRKTYNRSLKNFIPGTLFVHAKKGFGFVSPDNPEEYPFDIFVPARDLRGALDGDHVIVSVHPYARDGQKIKGTVSEVLSRGKSTLVGTITSLITSTSALAYTTMAGSQSLVPIQLLPERTYKIGDRILLGTPPWTDKPDQGASSPLQMLEFIGHISDAKTDFLAIQAEYNLPEEFPPEVIQEASFFSQKHISQALHSRKDLRDLVCFTIDSSTAKDFDDAISLTYDHDNNYILGVHIADVSHYVIPHSQLDKEAAKRCNSTYFPGKVIPMLPSALSDNLCSLKPNVDRLAVSVFMTFTKSGHLSDYQIFRSVIRSKYRMTYNEVDDIIEKKQSHPISKILYEMADLTKKFSDIREERGCIRFVLPSFTMSLDNLQEPTALIENHQTFSHKLVEEFMLKANEVVAYHISHQGVPLPFRSHEPPNDENLLAFQELAKNMGFDITFTPTQEPDYQYLLQTSSAGHPLEQVLHSQFVRSMKTASYSTENKGHYGLKLDYYTHFTSPIRRYIDLIVHRLLFNPLSIDQTHLELIVRACSTKERVSAKAENAFENLKKTRFINKFLKEQPKTIYHAYIITANHEGLFFIVTEFCHEGFIPAAELPKEYSLKKNNLPETLPDKMKPGASLQVTIDSVNLLTQKISWSIVTITEGESKKIKKPSSKRKKTKKRAS, encoded by the coding sequence TTGTTAAAAAAATCAAAAAGAAAACCGGTGAGAAAAACTTACAATAGGTCCTTGAAAAATTTTATTCCAGGAACGTTGTTTGTTCATGCTAAAAAAGGTTTCGGCTTTGTTTCTCCTGATAATCCCGAAGAATATCCTTTTGACATCTTTGTTCCAGCTCGAGATCTACGCGGAGCCTTGGACGGTGATCACGTTATTGTTTCCGTCCACCCCTATGCAAGAGATGGACAGAAAATTAAAGGTACCGTCAGCGAAGTGCTCTCGAGAGGAAAATCTACCTTAGTGGGGACGATAACTTCATTAATCACCTCCACGTCAGCACTTGCCTATACTACCATGGCAGGATCTCAATCACTAGTTCCTATCCAACTACTTCCGGAAAGAACATATAAAATTGGTGACCGCATTCTCCTTGGAACTCCCCCTTGGACTGACAAGCCTGACCAAGGCGCTTCTTCTCCACTACAAATGCTTGAGTTTATTGGTCATATCTCTGATGCTAAAACAGATTTTCTAGCAATTCAAGCCGAATATAATCTCCCTGAGGAATTTCCTCCAGAGGTCATCCAAGAAGCAAGCTTTTTCTCTCAGAAACATATTAGCCAGGCTCTACATTCACGAAAGGATCTTCGAGACCTCGTTTGCTTCACTATAGATTCCTCAACAGCTAAAGACTTCGATGATGCAATCTCCCTGACTTATGATCACGATAACAATTATATTCTTGGCGTACATATTGCAGATGTCTCCCACTATGTTATTCCCCATTCTCAACTAGATAAAGAAGCCGCTAAACGGTGTAACTCGACTTATTTCCCTGGCAAAGTCATTCCCATGTTACCCTCAGCACTTTCTGATAATCTCTGCAGTCTTAAACCCAATGTAGACAGACTGGCTGTATCTGTATTTATGACGTTCACAAAATCAGGGCACCTTTCAGACTACCAGATTTTCCGTAGTGTTATCCGAAGTAAATACCGAATGACCTATAATGAGGTTGATGACATCATTGAAAAAAAGCAATCCCATCCCATTTCAAAAATCCTCTATGAGATGGCTGATCTAACCAAAAAGTTCTCTGATATTCGTGAAGAACGAGGCTGTATTCGCTTTGTCCTCCCTTCTTTCACTATGTCTCTAGATAACCTTCAAGAACCCACAGCACTTATAGAAAACCATCAAACCTTCTCCCATAAACTCGTCGAAGAATTCATGCTCAAAGCAAATGAAGTTGTGGCCTACCATATCTCCCATCAAGGCGTCCCTCTTCCCTTTCGTAGCCATGAACCCCCTAATGATGAAAATCTACTTGCCTTCCAAGAACTTGCAAAAAATATGGGCTTTGACATCACCTTTACTCCTACACAAGAACCTGATTATCAATATCTTTTACAGACATCATCTGCAGGTCATCCCCTCGAGCAAGTCCTGCATTCTCAGTTTGTTCGCAGCATGAAAACAGCCTCCTATTCTACAGAAAATAAAGGTCACTATGGACTAAAGCTGGACTACTATACCCACTTTACTAGCCCAATACGTAGATACATCGATCTTATTGTTCATAGACTGCTCTTCAATCCTCTATCTATAGACCAAACTCACCTTGAATTGATTGTAAGAGCATGTTCTACAAAAGAAAGAGTCTCTGCAAAAGCAGAAAATGCCTTTGAAAATCTTAAAAAAACTCGATTCATAAACAAATTTTTAAAAGAACAACCTAAAACCATATATCACGCTTATATCATTACCGCAAATCATGAAGGACTCTTTTTTATAGTGACAGAATTTTGCCATGAAGGATTCATTCCAGCAGCGGAACTTCCTAAAGAATACTCCTTAAAGAAAAATAATCTTCCAGAAACTTTACCAGATAAAATGAAACCCGGAGCCTCCTTACAAGTAACTATCGATTCAGTAAATCTCCTCACACAAAAAATCTCCTGGTCTATAGTTACAATCACAGAAGGCGAATCTAAGAAAATAAAAAAGCCATCTTCTAAGAGAAAAAAAACAAAAAAAAGAGCTTCTTAA
- a CDS encoding small basic protein, translated as MSRHRSYGKSVKGVTKRNVLKRFERVEVLRKLGRWSDTAKKVTGLPKTPILK; from the coding sequence ATGTCTCGACATCGTAGTTATGGTAAATCTGTGAAAGGGGTTACCAAAAGAAATGTTCTTAAGCGTTTTGAGCGAGTAGAAGTCTTACGTAAGCTAGGCCGTTGGAGCGACACAGCGAAGAAAGTCACAGGCTTGCCTAAGACTCCTATTTTAAAATAA
- a CDS encoding anti-sigma factor antagonist, whose protein sequence is MSDIQKEERGSTTIFHLHGKLDGISSPEVQENISQSLAAGSKNIILNCAHLDYMSSAGIRVLLQSYHQVGQHSGKIVLTTVPKTIEQTLYVTGFLSYFQIFNSVDEAIQALNKDGD, encoded by the coding sequence ATGAGTGACATCCAAAAAGAAGAACGCGGTTCGACAACAATCTTTCATCTCCACGGAAAACTCGATGGAATTTCCTCTCCAGAAGTGCAAGAAAATATCTCTCAATCTCTAGCAGCAGGATCGAAAAACATTATTTTAAATTGCGCTCATCTAGACTATATGTCTAGTGCAGGGATTCGAGTATTGTTGCAAAGTTACCACCAAGTAGGACAACATTCTGGAAAAATTGTCTTAACTACAGTTCCAAAAACTATAGAACAAACCCTCTATGTCACAGGATTTCTTTCCTACTTTCAAATATTCAATAGCGTAGACGAAGCTATACAAGCACTAAACAAAGACGGGGATTGA